The uncultured Desulfuromonas sp. genome has a segment encoding these proteins:
- a CDS encoding SdiA-regulated domain-containing protein yields the protein MEKNTPNAQTILSLLSLAHPLLHCALAPLRPFIRFYRHSGSRGIAATAILLLGCQACLTLTDPPEQVTGPNLGLEHYQLVAPPIDLGPTIHNASGITYHPGSDRLFVVLNGPTVLLELDRSGQLQRRIELRGFEDTEGITWLQEDRFALVEERRRRIVFVTIQPQTTCINYAQCRHVEIDPQPAQNKGLEGITWDHRNQQFFVVKEKNPRRVYRVALPHAQNESLTIDTPWDAQRQALGLHDLSDLYLHQSTDNLLILSDESRSIVEVDALGRERSRLWLERGRAGLDHDIEQPEGLTFDAQGRLYVCSEPNRLYIFGKI from the coding sequence ATGGAAAAGAATACTCCTAACGCTCAAACCATTCTATCGCTGCTCAGCCTGGCTCATCCGTTGCTCCACTGCGCTCTTGCCCCGCTACGCCCCTTCATCCGGTTTTACCGTCACAGCGGCAGTCGGGGCATTGCCGCCACAGCAATCCTGTTGCTTGGCTGCCAGGCCTGCCTGACTCTCACCGACCCTCCTGAACAAGTCACCGGCCCCAACCTCGGTCTGGAGCACTACCAGCTTGTCGCGCCCCCCATTGACCTCGGCCCCACCATACACAATGCTTCGGGCATCACCTACCATCCCGGTAGCGACCGTCTGTTTGTGGTCCTCAATGGTCCCACCGTCCTGCTCGAACTCGACCGTTCAGGACAGCTGCAGCGTCGGATTGAACTGCGCGGTTTTGAGGACACGGAAGGGATTACCTGGTTGCAGGAAGACCGTTTCGCCCTTGTGGAGGAACGCCGTCGCCGCATTGTTTTTGTGACCATTCAACCGCAAACCACCTGCATCAATTACGCCCAGTGCCGTCATGTTGAAATCGACCCGCAACCGGCGCAGAATAAAGGGCTGGAAGGAATCACCTGGGATCACCGCAACCAACAGTTCTTTGTCGTCAAAGAAAAAAATCCACGCCGCGTTTATCGCGTAGCCTTGCCGCACGCCCAAAACGAATCCCTCACCATCGACACGCCCTGGGACGCCCAGCGTCAGGCTCTGGGTCTCCACGATCTGTCTGATCTTTACCTGCATCAGAGCACCGACAATCTGTTGATTCTCAGTGATGAATCGCGCAGCATTGTTGAAGTGGATGCCCTGGGACGTGAACGTTCCCGGCTGTGGCTGGAACGTGGCCGCGCCGGTCTTGATCATGACATTGAACAACCGGAAGGACTCACTTTTGACGCACAGGGACGCCTTTATGTGTGCAGCGAACCCAATCGACTGTATATTTTCGGCAAAATATAG
- a CDS encoding 4Fe-4S binding protein yields the protein MKVTPQLTTVRFWRLTVQWAFFAWILFIGVQFGRFVYHFTSGGQGAFVNRPPGVEGFLPIGALAGTKFWAMTGTIHPVHPAAVVLFVTFIAMSLLAKKSFCSWLCPVGTLSELTWKLGQAVFGENFRLWRWLDLVLRSVKYLLLLFFAKLILLDMPSRALGGFLGSPYWAMSDVKMLHFFTDPSFDTIAVIIVLVGFSLLFKNAWCRYLCPYGALLGLISMLSPLKIRRRIDTCTSCGKCAKACPSLLPVDIKKTIHSPECTGCLSCVESCPHHSLHMGPPKLTNTPKWVLPVVAMGIYVTGIGLGMATGHWHSVLTYADYAQWIPRLSSLGF from the coding sequence ATGAAAGTTACGCCCCAACTGACCACCGTGCGCTTCTGGCGCTTAACGGTTCAATGGGCTTTTTTCGCCTGGATTCTGTTTATCGGCGTTCAATTCGGCCGCTTCGTTTATCATTTCACCAGTGGCGGCCAAGGCGCATTCGTCAATCGCCCACCGGGAGTTGAAGGCTTCCTGCCCATCGGCGCCCTGGCCGGCACCAAGTTCTGGGCCATGACCGGCACCATCCACCCGGTTCACCCGGCTGCCGTGGTTTTGTTCGTTACCTTTATCGCCATGAGTCTGTTGGCCAAGAAATCATTCTGCTCCTGGCTGTGCCCGGTCGGCACCTTGTCCGAACTCACCTGGAAACTCGGTCAGGCTGTCTTTGGCGAAAACTTCCGCCTGTGGCGCTGGCTCGACCTGGTGTTGCGCAGTGTCAAATATCTGTTGCTGCTGTTCTTCGCCAAACTGATCCTGCTCGACATGCCGTCACGCGCCTTGGGCGGCTTTCTCGGCTCACCATACTGGGCCATGAGCGATGTCAAAATGCTCCACTTCTTCACCGATCCCAGCTTCGACACCATTGCCGTGATCATCGTGCTCGTCGGTTTCTCCCTGCTGTTTAAAAACGCCTGGTGCCGTTACCTGTGCCCCTATGGCGCCTTGCTTGGCCTAATTAGCATGCTCAGCCCGCTGAAAATCCGCCGTCGCATCGACACCTGTACCTCCTGCGGCAAATGCGCCAAAGCCTGCCCGTCACTGTTGCCGGTCGATATCAAGAAAACCATCCACAGCCCGGAATGTACCGGCTGCCTGAGCTGTGTCGAATCCTGCCCACACCATTCCCTGCACATGGGACCGCCTAAACTGACAAATACGCCGAAGTGGGTGTTGCCGGTAGTGGCCATGGGAATTTACGTTACGGGGATAGGTTTAGGAATGGCGACTGGGCACTGGCACTCGGTGCTGACTTATGCGGATTACGCGCAGTGGATACCGAGGTTGTCGTCCTTGGGATTTTGA
- a CDS encoding CYTH domain-containing protein has product MAVEIERKFLVVGEDWRELATSRIRFSQGYLSTLPGRSVRVRVADDNAWLTIKGATVGATRSEFEYAIPVEDGQDMLDNLCQRPLIEKWRYLIHIDGLTWEVDEFLGENQGLVVAELELESEGQTFQHPDWLGIEVTEDPRYFNASLSVTPYSSWEKR; this is encoded by the coding sequence GTGGCTGTCGAAATTGAACGTAAATTTCTTGTTGTTGGTGAAGACTGGCGTGAACTTGCGACATCGCGCATTCGCTTCAGTCAAGGGTACCTGTCCACCCTGCCCGGTCGCTCCGTGCGGGTTCGCGTTGCCGATGACAATGCCTGGTTGACCATCAAAGGCGCCACCGTCGGTGCCACCCGTAGTGAATTCGAATACGCCATTCCCGTAGAAGACGGTCAGGACATGCTCGACAACCTGTGCCAGCGTCCGCTCATCGAAAAATGGCGCTACCTGATCCACATCGATGGTCTGACTTGGGAAGTTGATGAATTTCTCGGTGAAAATCAGGGCCTGGTCGTGGCAGAGCTCGAACTCGAATCAGAAGGTCAGACCTTCCAACACCCGGACTGGCTCGGGATCGAAGTCACTGAAGATCCCCGCTATTTCAATGCCAGCCTCAGTGTCACACCCTATTCAAGCTGGGAGAAACGCTGA
- a CDS encoding histidine phosphatase family protein translates to MATTTKKLTLIRHAKSSWDDGELDDIERPLTRRGEKDAARVGQWLKEQHWRPNAFWTSNALRAMMTAKIIASTAKLSLSSLNKKKKLYLAEASELLGFINTLDDRIDHLALVGHNPGMLDLINALTGEMIDSLPTCSVYIIEFPCRTWQEVTTGSGMTQVKITPKKLR, encoded by the coding sequence ATGGCCACCACAACTAAAAAACTCACTCTGATCCGACACGCCAAATCCAGTTGGGACGACGGCGAGCTTGACGACATAGAACGCCCGTTGACCCGCCGCGGTGAAAAAGATGCTGCCCGCGTCGGCCAGTGGCTCAAAGAACAGCATTGGCGCCCTAACGCTTTCTGGACCAGCAATGCCCTGCGCGCCATGATGACCGCCAAGATTATTGCCAGCACCGCCAAGCTCAGCCTCAGCAGTCTGAATAAAAAGAAGAAACTCTACCTCGCCGAAGCCTCAGAGCTTCTCGGGTTCATCAACACCCTCGACGACCGCATTGACCATCTTGCTCTCGTCGGCCACAATCCCGGCATGCTCGACCTGATCAACGCCCTGACCGGAGAGATGATAGACAGCCTGCCGACCTGCTCCGTGTATATTATCGAATTCCCCTGCCGCACCTGGCAGGAGGTCACCACCGGCAGCGGCATGACTCAAGTCAAGATCACGCCCAAGAAACTTCGTTGA
- the ppk1 gene encoding polyphosphate kinase 1 gives MTNQPFISKEISWLLFNARVLQEAADPQVPLLERLKFLGIFSSNLDEFFRVRVATLHRLLKIRKKAITLIGQDPKKILDEIQTMVLEQTDAFEVLYDEILGQLAAEHVFMRDETQLSEEQKAYVMDYFHDNVRPFLVPLMLKRKTEPFVKDHLIYLAVTLHNSTSDTTDYALIQVPADKVSRFLQLPAGNGTVEIILLDDIIRLGLADIFCYFDYDSFTAYTVKMTRDSELDVDDELFKTFPQKIQDGLTRRKSGIPVRFLYDRSMPEACLEQLRKNLDIADINTCIPGGRYHNFKDFIGFPKLNRPDAYYPGNFEPQSHPWLLPNRSLMDQIKQREVLLYFPYHDFSHMIDLLREAAIDPRVTTIRMTVYRLAKNSQIVNALVNAAQNGKKVFVVVELQARFDEEANLSWSSLLREDGVQVVHGLPGLKVHAKLCLITRHEGNKKVRYACIGTGNFHEGTAKLYTDHMLMTSNSQLTGEVHKVFEFFSNKYRIPIFRHLVVSPFQTRNKLRRLINAEIRQAKAGKPAWIDIKINNLSDQDMAKLLYKASNAGVKIRIIARSMFSLVAGIEKYSENIEAISIVDRFLEHSRFFIFCNGGEPKYFISSGDWLPRNFDRRVEVAAPIYDPQLCQQLRDCFDLQWKDNCKARVWDAQMKNQFRKRTKKQPIIRSQMALIDHLQNTIHPVDS, from the coding sequence GTGACAAATCAACCGTTTATCAGTAAAGAGATCAGCTGGTTACTCTTCAATGCCCGGGTCTTGCAGGAAGCGGCGGACCCCCAGGTGCCATTGCTGGAACGTCTCAAATTTCTCGGTATCTTCTCCTCCAACCTTGATGAATTTTTTCGCGTGCGCGTGGCCACTCTGCACCGGCTGCTGAAAATCCGCAAAAAAGCCATTACCTTAATTGGTCAGGATCCTAAAAAAATTCTCGACGAAATCCAGACCATGGTTCTGGAACAAACCGACGCCTTCGAAGTGCTGTACGATGAAATTCTCGGGCAATTGGCCGCCGAGCATGTGTTTATGCGCGACGAAACCCAGCTCAGTGAGGAACAAAAAGCGTATGTCATGGACTATTTCCATGACAACGTCCGCCCGTTCCTTGTGCCCCTGATGCTTAAACGCAAGACCGAACCGTTCGTCAAAGACCACCTGATCTATCTGGCCGTCACCCTGCATAACAGCACCAGCGACACTACGGATTACGCCTTGATTCAGGTTCCGGCAGACAAGGTGTCGCGTTTTCTCCAGCTTCCGGCCGGCAACGGCACGGTGGAAATCATTCTTCTTGACGATATTATCCGCCTTGGCTTGGCTGATATCTTCTGTTACTTCGACTATGACAGCTTCACCGCCTATACCGTCAAAATGACCCGCGACTCAGAGCTGGATGTTGACGACGAGCTGTTCAAAACGTTTCCGCAAAAAATTCAGGATGGTCTGACCCGACGCAAGTCCGGAATTCCGGTTCGTTTTCTCTATGACCGCAGCATGCCCGAGGCCTGCCTCGAACAACTGCGCAAAAACCTCGACATTGCCGATATCAACACCTGTATTCCGGGTGGGCGCTATCACAATTTCAAGGATTTTATCGGCTTCCCCAAACTCAACCGTCCCGATGCCTATTATCCAGGAAATTTTGAGCCGCAGAGCCATCCCTGGTTGCTGCCCAACCGCTCCTTGATGGATCAGATCAAACAGCGAGAGGTGTTGCTCTACTTCCCTTATCACGACTTCAGTCACATGATCGATTTGTTGCGTGAGGCGGCCATCGATCCCCGTGTGACCACCATCCGCATGACCGTCTATCGGTTAGCCAAGAACAGCCAGATCGTCAACGCTCTGGTCAATGCCGCCCAAAACGGCAAAAAAGTGTTTGTCGTCGTTGAGCTGCAGGCCCGCTTTGATGAAGAAGCCAACTTGTCGTGGTCGAGCCTGTTGCGTGAAGACGGCGTGCAGGTGGTTCACGGCCTGCCCGGCCTCAAGGTCCACGCCAAGCTGTGTCTGATTACCCGCCATGAAGGCAATAAGAAGGTACGCTACGCCTGTATCGGCACCGGAAATTTTCACGAAGGCACGGCCAAGCTATACACCGACCACATGCTGATGACCTCCAATTCCCAGCTCACCGGCGAAGTGCATAAGGTCTTCGAATTTTTCTCCAACAAATACCGCATCCCCATCTTTCGTCACCTGGTGGTTTCACCGTTTCAGACCCGCAACAAACTGCGCCGTCTGATCAATGCTGAAATCCGTCAGGCCAAGGCGGGCAAACCGGCGTGGATCGATATCAAGATCAACAACCTCTCCGATCAGGACATGGCCAAGCTGCTGTACAAAGCCAGCAATGCCGGTGTTAAAATCCGCATTATCGCCCGCAGCATGTTTTCACTGGTCGCCGGCATTGAAAAATACAGTGAAAATATTGAGGCGATCAGTATTGTCGACCGGTTTCTCGAACACTCGCGCTTTTTTATCTTTTGCAACGGCGGCGAGCCGAAGTACTTTATCTCCTCAGGCGACTGGCTGCCGCGCAACTTTGACCGGCGCGTCGAAGTGGCGGCACCGATCTATGATCCGCAGCTCTGTCAGCAGCTGCGTGACTGTTTTGACCTGCAATGGAAGGACAACTGCAAAGCACGGGTGTGGGACGCCCAGATGAAAAACCAGTTCCGTAAACGCACCAAGAAACAGCCGATTATTCGCTCACAGATGGCCCTTATCGACCACCTGCAGAACACCATCCATCCCGTTGATTCCTAG
- a CDS encoding YceI family protein: MKKIMVLLLMFFVVLVTGASASEWTIDPDHSNAQFRVDHLMISEVAGMFPTINGTLTLNDDTMSDSSIEVTVAVASLDSGVTKRDEHLLSGDFFDVANYPTMTFVSTKIDTTEQGLTLYGNLTIRGHSQPVVFAVTGPTQAIRDPWGLTRMGASATTTINRRDFGMVWNQTLDNGGAMIGNEVELQIDMELIRQ; the protein is encoded by the coding sequence ATGAAAAAAATAATGGTGTTACTGTTGATGTTTTTTGTGGTGCTCGTCACCGGTGCCTCCGCCAGTGAGTGGACCATCGATCCGGATCATTCCAATGCCCAGTTTCGCGTCGACCATTTGATGATCAGTGAAGTGGCCGGCATGTTTCCGACAATTAACGGCACGCTGACGTTGAATGACGACACAATGAGCGATTCTTCCATTGAGGTGACTGTGGCGGTTGCGTCACTCGATAGCGGCGTGACCAAGCGCGATGAGCATCTGCTCAGTGGAGATTTTTTCGATGTTGCCAACTACCCGACCATGACGTTTGTCTCGACAAAAATTGACACCACCGAGCAAGGCTTGACTCTTTACGGCAACCTGACCATTCGCGGCCATAGTCAGCCGGTTGTTTTTGCCGTGACCGGGCCGACCCAGGCCATCCGCGATCCGTGGGGTCTGACGCGCATGGGTGCTTCGGCAACCACCACCATCAACCGCAGAGATTTCGGTATGGTCTGGAATCAGACTCTGGACAACGGCGGTGCCATGATCGGTAATGAGGTGGAACTGCAGATTGACATGGAGTTGATTCGCCAGTAA
- a CDS encoding DMT family transporter: protein MNDIAKSHLMVLLATFLIAGSFLASARLAGVINPFSLTLMRFVVSFALLLPLVLSRRHWRRRILPILPRATVISFFYAMFFACLFEALKTTTSLNTGTLYTLVPFMTALLCLVFLRQPIGGQTFLIYLFGALSACWVIFEGHIDRLMAFNLNQGDWLFLGGSLLICGYSLSMKLLYRRTDPMPVLVFCILFMGAIWMGIALLVLGYPLNWQKIHSEHLAAMSYLVVGSTLFTVYLYQRSTVVLGPRRVMAYIYLNPAAIALLLWWVEGVTIPPIVLPGIALCSLATLLLQRDPRSS, encoded by the coding sequence GTGAACGACATCGCCAAATCACATCTGATGGTTCTGCTGGCCACCTTTCTGATCGCCGGATCATTTCTCGCTTCGGCCCGACTGGCCGGGGTGATCAACCCATTTTCCCTGACGTTGATGCGCTTTGTTGTTTCATTCGCACTGTTGCTGCCGCTGGTTCTTTCCCGGCGTCACTGGCGACGACGCATTCTGCCCATCCTGCCGCGGGCGACGGTGATCAGTTTTTTTTACGCGATGTTTTTCGCCTGCCTGTTCGAAGCCCTGAAAACCACCACTTCACTCAACACAGGAACCCTCTACACCCTGGTGCCGTTTATGACCGCCCTGCTGTGCTTGGTTTTTCTACGCCAGCCCATTGGCGGCCAGACCTTTCTCATCTATCTGTTTGGAGCGCTCTCGGCCTGTTGGGTAATTTTCGAAGGACACATTGATCGTCTGATGGCGTTCAACCTCAACCAGGGAGACTGGCTGTTTCTAGGTGGTTCCCTGCTGATCTGCGGCTATTCCCTGAGTATGAAACTGCTTTATCGTCGCACAGACCCGATGCCGGTACTGGTGTTCTGCATTTTATTCATGGGAGCGATCTGGATGGGCATTGCCCTGCTCGTTCTGGGCTACCCGCTGAACTGGCAGAAAATCCACAGCGAACATCTGGCGGCAATGAGTTACCTTGTCGTCGGCTCAACATTATTCACCGTCTACCTCTATCAGCGCAGTACCGTAGTGCTCGGACCTCGCCGGGTCATGGCCTACATTTACCTCAATCCCGCGGCCATTGCGCTGTTACTGTGGTGGGTCGAGGGTGTCACCATTCCCCCCATTGTCCTGCCCGGCATTGCCCTGTGCAGCCTGGCGACCCTCCTGCTGCAACGCGACCCGCGATCATCCTGA
- the wrbA gene encoding NAD(P)H:quinone oxidoreductase, giving the protein MATKIQIVFYSTYGHVYEMAKAVAEGAAAVEDTEVTVYRVPELMDEATVARIGAAETQKAFAEIPVATPDALADADAIIFGTPTRFGNMAAQMRNFLDQTGGLWAKGALIGKVGSVFASTGTQHGGQETTLTSFHTTLFHHGMVVVGVPYSEPALVNMDEITGGSPYGATTLAGPDGSRQPSENELKIARFQGEHVAQIAKKLAQ; this is encoded by the coding sequence ATGGCAACCAAAATACAAATTGTTTTTTACAGCACCTATGGGCATGTCTATGAAATGGCCAAGGCGGTCGCCGAAGGCGCCGCTGCCGTTGAAGATACCGAGGTCACTGTGTACCGCGTACCTGAACTGATGGATGAGGCGACGGTGGCACGCATCGGTGCCGCAGAAACGCAGAAGGCGTTTGCCGAGATTCCTGTGGCCACGCCCGATGCGCTGGCGGATGCCGATGCCATCATTTTTGGTACACCGACCCGGTTCGGCAACATGGCGGCGCAGATGCGCAACTTTCTCGACCAGACCGGCGGCCTGTGGGCTAAAGGCGCTCTGATCGGCAAAGTGGGTAGCGTTTTTGCCTCCACCGGCACCCAACACGGCGGTCAGGAAACCACCCTCACCAGTTTCCATACCACGCTGTTTCACCACGGGATGGTCGTTGTCGGCGTACCCTATTCGGAACCGGCCCTGGTAAATATGGATGAAATTACCGGAGGCTCGCCCTATGGTGCGACGACCCTGGCCGGCCCGGATGGTTCGCGACAACCGTCGGAAAACGAACTGAAAATTGCCCGTTTCCAAGGTGAGCATGTGGCACAGATTGCCAAGAAACTGGCGCAATAA
- a CDS encoding MarR family transcriptional regulator translates to MPTAFQGTEQEQRALNAFIKLLRAAESVSSFLQDGRIRAGLSISQFGVLEALYHLGPLCQKELGQKILKSSGNITTVIDNLEKRHLVERRRLETDRRYFLVHLTDEGRQLISGVFPEHVQRIVERFSVLSEDEQEQLALLCKKVGVMAEPESEIRSSS, encoded by the coding sequence ATGCCGACCGCTTTTCAAGGAACAGAACAGGAACAACGTGCTCTGAATGCCTTTATCAAATTGCTGCGTGCTGCTGAATCGGTCTCCTCATTTTTGCAGGATGGTCGCATCAGGGCCGGGTTGTCCATCAGCCAATTCGGCGTGTTGGAAGCCCTGTATCATCTTGGTCCCCTGTGCCAGAAAGAGCTGGGACAGAAAATTCTCAAAAGCAGCGGCAATATTACCACAGTGATCGATAATCTGGAAAAACGTCACCTCGTTGAGCGGCGACGTCTGGAAACCGATCGCCGCTATTTTCTGGTTCATCTGACCGATGAGGGCCGTCAATTGATCTCCGGGGTGTTTCCCGAACATGTCCAGCGCATCGTCGAGCGGTTCAGTGTCCTGAGTGAGGATGAGCAGGAGCAGCTGGCCCTGTTATGTAAAAAGGTTGGTGTGATGGCTGAACCTGAATCTGAGATAAGGAGTTCGTCATGA
- a CDS encoding PEP-CTERM sorting domain-containing protein — protein MRVISFLLSLFVVLLISTPCFALSSTHIDALASVSAPYPNTDTDHLTIENASTGSAAVSVAAFVEQADTRYKVQDDESTVNASFDLTRGEVKFDLYATGYGAYSFLNITLYDEIFPQWEVGTPGDLPIEVTLSWSMEGIYEISSGSLRNFTLQTGAVANLDTTHPYDFDFTPYPSSTNLADGSETWTTTILFDPSVNSHIGFQLYVNATLDTYTTQWASADFSHTGLFDIQLSEGAIFTSSSGLLLTNIDDEGQGNNPVPEPSTFFLFSSGLVGLGFYAGKRKKA, from the coding sequence TGTCTTCCACTCACATTGACGCTCTTGCGAGTGTCTCCGCCCCATATCCCAATACGGATACAGATCACCTTACTATCGAAAATGCGTCAACAGGAAGTGCTGCTGTTTCTGTCGCTGCTTTTGTTGAACAAGCTGATACACGGTACAAAGTGCAGGACGACGAATCAACGGTTAATGCAAGTTTTGATCTGACGCGAGGAGAAGTGAAGTTCGACCTCTATGCAACAGGCTATGGTGCATACTCCTTTCTGAATATAACTCTTTATGACGAAATATTTCCCCAGTGGGAAGTTGGGACTCCAGGTGATCTTCCGATAGAGGTGACGCTCAGCTGGAGCATGGAAGGGATTTACGAAATCAGTAGCGGCAGTCTGAGGAACTTTACCCTGCAAACTGGGGCTGTTGCCAACCTGGATACAACTCATCCTTATGATTTCGACTTTACACCCTACCCCAGTTCGACAAATCTGGCCGATGGTTCAGAAACGTGGACGACGACGATTTTGTTTGATCCATCCGTTAATAGCCATATCGGCTTCCAACTTTATGTTAATGCCACACTCGACACGTATACGACGCAGTGGGCGAGCGCGGATTTCTCACATACCGGGTTATTTGATATTCAGTTATCCGAAGGAGCGATTTTTACATCGTCTTCCGGTCTGTTATTAACCAACATAGATGATGAAGGACAGGGCAATAATCCCGTTCCCGAGCCCTCGACTTTTTTTCTTTTTAGCAGTGGTTTGGTGGGGCTAGGGTTCTATGCAGGTAAACGGAAGAAGGCATAA
- a CDS encoding alpha/beta fold hydrolase, protein MQLVFLHGLETGPHGSKYQALKAMFGEVISPDCEGVFDPQQRLTIIRDTLRDEPGPFIVVGSSAGGLMALLLQQVEPRIAALVLCAPALHTEHAAGLKAASLPPTVIIHGRQDDVVPIDSSRRFGAPLIEVDDDHRLNASIPLMLEQVFRLKCRLLYPDNDFTAS, encoded by the coding sequence ATGCAACTTGTTTTTTTACATGGTCTGGAAACCGGGCCGCACGGCAGTAAGTATCAGGCCCTTAAAGCCATGTTTGGCGAGGTCATATCTCCGGATTGCGAAGGGGTGTTTGATCCTCAGCAGCGTCTGACCATCATCCGCGACACCCTGCGCGATGAACCCGGCCCGTTCATCGTCGTCGGTTCCAGTGCCGGTGGGCTCATGGCCCTGCTGCTGCAACAGGTGGAGCCGCGGATCGCCGCACTGGTCCTCTGTGCTCCGGCATTGCACACGGAGCACGCGGCAGGGCTCAAAGCCGCGAGTCTTCCGCCGACCGTGATTATCCATGGCCGCCAGGATGACGTGGTACCCATCGACAGTTCACGGCGTTTTGGTGCACCGCTGATTGAGGTGGATGATGATCATCGATTGAATGCCAGCATTCCGCTGATGTTGGAGCAGGTGTTTCGCCTGAAATGCCGGCTGCTGTATCCGGACAACGATTTCACCGCCTCCTGA